One window from the genome of Anaerolineales bacterium encodes:
- a CDS encoding FAD-dependent oxidoreductase, producing MSPCRDACPAGQRAQGYIALIREGRYDDALRVIKEDNPFPGICGRICNHRCEAACNRGLVDEPINIRALKRFVTDKVYEKPRQAREAAEITRKSRVAVIGAGPCGLTAAQDLALLGYPVTVFEALPVAGGMLRVGVPEYRLPTEIIEREIADILDLGIDLKLDTRVEDLDDLFDQGFEAVLIAVGAHEGIRLPIPGADLEGVLINTRFLRDVRLDNPPAIGDRVLVLGGGNVAFDCARTAVRMGAEVHMACLEPRDNLPGHAWEADAAEEEGVVIHADRTFLRVVDDGSGHAAGVECERVAHFDFDHEGRLSVETVPDSKHVIEADTIIFSVGQRAGLAFIPDDAGVGVTTKRTIAINPNTMAATRPGVFAAGDSVSGTAFVIEAVASGHQAAESIHRYLRGEELEPEPKPELPVVKFTRAELQARINSGEIQPTGRIPMPELPVEQRTSCFAEVEGGYSDESAQAEAARCLACAQCSECLSCQYVCGRDAINHNDVAKIEQLRVGAVILAPGYEIYNAELSAEYGLGRYPNVITALQLERLLSASGPTQGHVNRPSDGTPAKKVAFLQCVGSRDKSHDYCSSVCCMYAAKEAIMIKEHDSEAEVHVFMMDMRAFSKGYESYYRRAKQQYNIEYTRCRISEFKEDADSQDIILRYVQQPSTNGNGKSAAGSPTPGSLLTEEHFDLVVLSVGMEISESVKALGRDLGIQLDEYGFCHTASFNPLETTRPGIYAVGPFREPKDIPESVVDASGAAAMAAGLLAPARHSLTTSPEYPPERDVTGEEPRVGVFVCHCGSNIGGYLDVPSVAEYAKTLPGVVHAEDNLYTCSQDTVAHITETVKEEHLNRVVVASCTPHTHAPLFQDCIRAGGLNPALFDMANIRNQCSWVHSHDRKAATHKARDLVRMAVGRVATLEPIHTSKVEIEHSALVVGGGVAGMTAALSLAENGFDVHLVEREGQLGGNLNKVHYLTSGDEPRELLENLTADVEAEPRIECHLNHEVVSTSGFMGKFTTTLRSGAGEKQIAHGVTIIATGAQEYRGPEYGYENNPRVVTGLDMEALLANAHGSQIDLEGRAAEAWKAIGEQLPDEVTMILCVGPAERFCARMCCTTALKQAMTLKRLKPEARITVLYKDIRTYGFKESLYTGAREAGVRFVRYDGEHKPVVRSDGRDLEIDIHDHVLGEKLTLHPDLLMLSMPAVPAEGSRELASKFKVSLDQDGFFLEAHIKLRPVDFASDGYFMAGMAHYPKFVDESIVQAQAAASRAARILSRTTLTAGGVVAQVDPTKCVGCLTCVRVCPYGVPQVIQDRTGVGEISGAAYIEPTVCHGCGSCASECPAKAISVVSQRDDQITIKLDALLSEKFGDEVKEKV from the coding sequence ATTTCTCCCTGCCGTGACGCCTGCCCCGCCGGGCAGCGCGCCCAGGGTTACATCGCCCTGATTCGCGAAGGTCGTTACGATGACGCCCTGCGCGTGATCAAGGAGGACAATCCGTTTCCGGGGATTTGTGGCCGTATCTGCAACCATCGCTGCGAGGCTGCCTGCAACCGCGGCCTGGTCGACGAACCGATCAACATTCGCGCCCTGAAACGCTTCGTCACCGACAAAGTCTACGAGAAACCGCGCCAGGCGCGCGAAGCGGCCGAAATTACCCGCAAATCCAGAGTCGCCGTGATCGGCGCCGGTCCCTGCGGCCTGACCGCCGCACAGGACCTGGCCTTGTTGGGCTATCCGGTCACGGTTTTCGAAGCGCTGCCCGTCGCCGGCGGCATGCTGCGCGTCGGCGTTCCCGAGTACCGCCTGCCCACGGAGATCATCGAGCGCGAGATCGCCGATATTCTCGATCTCGGAATCGACCTGAAGCTCGACACCAGGGTCGAGGATCTGGATGACTTGTTCGACCAGGGCTTTGAGGCGGTTCTCATCGCGGTCGGCGCCCACGAGGGGATCCGTCTGCCGATCCCGGGCGCCGACCTCGAGGGCGTATTGATCAATACCCGCTTCCTGCGCGACGTACGCCTGGACAACCCGCCGGCAATCGGGGATCGTGTTCTCGTGCTCGGGGGCGGCAACGTGGCCTTCGACTGCGCACGTACCGCCGTACGCATGGGCGCCGAAGTGCACATGGCCTGTCTCGAGCCGCGCGATAATTTACCCGGCCATGCCTGGGAAGCCGATGCCGCCGAGGAGGAAGGCGTCGTCATTCACGCCGACCGCACGTTCCTACGCGTCGTCGACGACGGCAGCGGGCACGCGGCCGGAGTCGAATGCGAGCGGGTGGCCCACTTCGATTTCGACCACGAGGGCCGCTTGTCCGTCGAGACCGTACCCGATTCCAAACACGTGATCGAAGCGGATACCATCATATTCTCCGTCGGTCAGCGTGCCGGTCTGGCCTTCATCCCCGATGACGCCGGAGTGGGCGTCACCACCAAACGCACGATTGCCATCAACCCCAACACCATGGCCGCAACCCGGCCGGGCGTTTTCGCCGCCGGCGACAGCGTCTCCGGCACGGCGTTTGTGATCGAAGCCGTGGCCTCCGGCCATCAAGCGGCCGAAAGCATTCACCGTTATCTGCGCGGCGAGGAACTCGAGCCGGAACCCAAGCCTGAACTGCCGGTGGTGAAATTCACTCGCGCCGAACTTCAGGCGCGTATCAACTCCGGCGAGATCCAGCCCACGGGCCGGATCCCCATGCCCGAGCTTCCCGTCGAACAGCGGACGAGCTGCTTCGCCGAGGTTGAGGGGGGTTACAGCGACGAATCGGCACAAGCCGAAGCGGCTCGCTGCCTGGCTTGCGCACAGTGCTCCGAATGCCTCTCCTGCCAGTACGTCTGTGGGCGTGATGCCATCAACCACAACGATGTCGCGAAGATCGAGCAGCTTCGAGTGGGCGCCGTGATCCTGGCGCCCGGCTACGAAATCTACAACGCCGAGTTATCCGCCGAGTACGGATTGGGGCGCTACCCCAACGTGATCACCGCCCTGCAGCTCGAGCGCCTGCTCTCCGCCTCCGGTCCCACGCAAGGCCACGTCAATCGTCCCTCCGATGGAACACCCGCGAAAAAAGTCGCCTTCCTGCAGTGCGTCGGCTCGCGCGACAAGAGTCACGATTACTGCTCCTCCGTGTGCTGCATGTACGCCGCCAAAGAAGCGATCATGATCAAGGAGCACGATTCCGAGGCCGAGGTGCACGTGTTCATGATGGACATGCGCGCCTTCAGCAAGGGCTACGAAAGCTACTACCGCCGTGCCAAACAGCAGTACAACATCGAATACACACGCTGCCGGATTTCTGAATTCAAGGAAGACGCGGACAGTCAGGACATCATACTGCGATACGTGCAGCAGCCGTCGACGAACGGAAACGGTAAATCTGCCGCCGGTTCGCCGACTCCCGGGTCGCTGCTCACCGAAGAGCACTTCGATCTGGTCGTCCTTTCCGTCGGCATGGAGATTTCCGAAAGCGTAAAGGCTTTGGGCAGGGACCTCGGCATCCAGCTGGACGAGTACGGATTCTGCCACACGGCTTCGTTCAATCCACTCGAGACCACCCGGCCGGGAATCTACGCCGTCGGACCATTCCGCGAACCGAAGGACATCCCCGAATCGGTGGTCGACGCCAGCGGCGCTGCTGCAATGGCGGCCGGCCTGCTCGCCCCGGCACGCCACTCACTCACCACTTCCCCCGAATATCCTCCCGAGCGCGACGTGACGGGCGAAGAACCGCGCGTGGGCGTTTTCGTCTGCCACTGCGGTTCGAACATCGGCGGCTACCTCGACGTGCCCAGCGTGGCCGAGTACGCCAAAACGCTGCCCGGCGTGGTCCACGCCGAAGACAATCTGTATACCTGCTCGCAGGACACCGTGGCTCACATCACCGAGACGGTGAAGGAGGAGCATCTCAACCGCGTCGTGGTGGCTTCCTGCACACCACACACCCATGCGCCGCTCTTTCAAGACTGCATCCGCGCCGGCGGCCTCAATCCAGCATTGTTCGACATGGCCAACATCCGCAACCAGTGCTCCTGGGTGCATTCCCACGACAGGAAAGCCGCCACGCACAAAGCGCGCGACCTGGTGCGCATGGCCGTAGGCCGTGTCGCGACATTGGAACCGATCCACACCAGCAAAGTCGAGATCGAACACAGCGCCCTGGTGGTCGGCGGCGGAGTAGCCGGCATGACCGCCGCCCTCTCGCTGGCAGAGAACGGTTTCGACGTGCACCTGGTAGAGCGTGAAGGGCAACTGGGCGGGAATCTAAATAAAGTGCATTACCTGACCTCCGGCGACGAACCGCGTGAACTGCTGGAAAACCTGACCGCCGACGTCGAAGCTGAGCCGAGGATCGAATGTCACCTCAACCACGAAGTCGTCAGCACCAGCGGTTTCATGGGAAAATTCACCACCACACTACGCAGTGGCGCAGGTGAGAAGCAGATCGCACACGGCGTGACCATCATCGCCACCGGCGCGCAGGAGTACCGCGGGCCGGAGTACGGATACGAAAACAATCCCCGCGTGGTTACCGGTTTGGATATGGAAGCGCTGCTCGCCAATGCACACGGTTCGCAAATCGATCTCGAGGGCCGTGCCGCCGAAGCCTGGAAAGCGATCGGCGAACAGCTCCCCGATGAAGTGACCATGATCCTGTGCGTCGGACCTGCGGAGCGTTTCTGCGCCCGTATGTGCTGCACCACGGCGCTGAAACAAGCCATGACGCTCAAACGTCTCAAGCCCGAAGCCCGCATTACCGTGCTCTATAAAGACATCCGCACTTACGGTTTCAAGGAGTCGCTCTACACCGGGGCGCGTGAAGCCGGCGTGCGCTTCGTACGCTACGATGGCGAACACAAGCCCGTGGTTCGCAGCGATGGCCGGGATTTGGAAATCGACATCCACGATCACGTCCTGGGAGAGAAACTGACCTTGCACCCGGATCTGCTCATGTTGAGCATGCCAGCCGTACCGGCCGAAGGATCCCGCGAGCTGGCCTCGAAATTCAAGGTTTCGCTCGATCAGGACGGATTCTTCCTGGAAGCGCACATCAAACTGCGCCCTGTGGATTTCGCCTCCGATGGCTACTTCATGGCCGGCATGGCGCACTACCCCAAATTCGTCGACGAGAGCATCGTGCAGGCGCAGGCGGCTGCTTCGCGCGCGGCGCGCATCCTCTCACGCACTACACTGACCGCCGGCGGCGTCGTCGCCCAGGTCGACCCGACGAAATGCGTCGGCTGTCTGACGTGCGTGCGCGTTTGCCCCTACGGGGTGCCGCAGGTTATCCAGGACAGAACCGGCGTAGGCGAGATCAGCGGCGCAGCGTACATCGAACCTACCGTGTGTCACGGCTGTGGTTCGTGCGCTTCCGAGTGCCCCGCCAAAGCCATCAGCGTCGTCAGCCAGCGCGACGACCAGATCACGATCAAATTGGATGCCTTGTTGTCGGAGAAATTTGGAGACGAGGTCAAGGAGAAGGTGTAA
- a CDS encoding hydrogenase iron-sulfur subunit produces MAEFEPQVVAFCCSHCAYNAADLAGSLRIQYPSSIKIIEVQCTGRVDIEHMLHAFEDGADGVMVAGULPGDCHYLEGNTNARRRVEFARQLLEEIGLESQRLQMINISAAMAGEFTFAAAEITAEIQRLGPNPLRADGANRSDVKAPVVEIAKENGEA; encoded by the coding sequence ATGGCCGAATTCGAACCACAAGTCGTCGCATTTTGCTGCAGTCACTGCGCCTACAACGCCGCCGACCTCGCCGGCAGCCTGCGAATCCAGTACCCCTCGTCGATCAAGATCATCGAGGTCCAATGCACGGGGCGCGTCGACATCGAACACATGCTGCACGCTTTCGAAGACGGTGCCGACGGCGTGATGGTGGCAGGTTGACTGCCCGGCGATTGTCATTACCTGGAAGGTAATACGAACGCAAGACGACGGGTGGAATTTGCCCGACAGTTGTTGGAAGAGATCGGCCTAGAAAGCCAACGGCTGCAGATGATCAACATTTCGGCGGCCATGGCCGGTGAATTTACCTTTGCTGCGGCCGAAATCACGGCCGAGATTCAACGATTGGGCCCCAATCCGCTGCGCGCTGACGGCGCAAATCGATCCGATGTCAAGGCGCCCGTCGTCGAGATAGCGAAAGAGAATGGCGAAGCTTGA
- a CDS encoding ATP-binding protein: MAKLDSLKRFDVFAELPEEALKEIARLAKNETHPEGTVLFKEGAAADKLYLLLEGKISLEMLVQLGSTGTPRRATFSVAGPGNAVGWSSLVPPYIYTSSGVCIEDVKLLALSGDDLRAYMNEHPDIGHAICQRTASIIRGRMTNATSMLTYFLSIVSHELKRPLAAVENYLQILSGGYAGELSPKQTRLIERSTLRIADLRNLISDILDFARMQPEQIRADFEELDPAELGAEAIEEVRLAASQKNVQLKVIGPTEFRSIVAARRRLRQVIANLLANAVKFSPEGSTVTLSAHDKPEALVIQVMDEGIGIPEDEQEHIFDDFFRASNVGDFQGAGLGLSIAHKIIEAHEGSIEVESPYQEGKSGTKFTITIPRTLPVPGMGRSAEPAVTQERGG; the protein is encoded by the coding sequence ATGGCGAAGCTTGATTCCCTCAAGCGTTTCGATGTCTTCGCAGAGCTTCCCGAGGAAGCTCTAAAGGAAATCGCGCGCCTGGCCAAAAATGAAACGCATCCTGAAGGAACGGTTCTTTTCAAGGAAGGCGCCGCAGCGGATAAACTCTACCTGCTGCTCGAGGGCAAGATCTCGCTCGAGATGCTCGTGCAGCTCGGCAGCACGGGAACGCCGCGCCGTGCAACGTTCAGCGTCGCCGGCCCCGGAAACGCCGTCGGTTGGTCCAGTCTGGTCCCGCCGTACATCTACACCTCTTCCGGCGTTTGCATCGAAGACGTCAAATTACTGGCGCTTTCCGGCGATGACTTGCGCGCCTACATGAACGAGCACCCGGATATCGGCCACGCCATTTGTCAGCGCACGGCTTCTATCATTCGCGGGCGTATGACCAACGCCACGTCGATGCTCACCTATTTCCTCTCCATCGTCTCACACGAACTGAAACGTCCGCTCGCTGCGGTCGAAAATTACCTGCAGATCCTCTCCGGCGGCTACGCCGGCGAACTGAGCCCCAAGCAAACCCGGCTGATCGAGCGCAGCACGCTGCGCATCGCCGATCTGCGCAACTTGATCAGCGACATCCTCGACTTCGCCCGCATGCAGCCCGAGCAGATTCGCGCAGACTTCGAGGAGCTCGATCCGGCCGAACTCGGCGCCGAAGCGATCGAGGAAGTCCGCCTGGCGGCGTCGCAGAAGAACGTGCAGCTCAAGGTCATCGGGCCGACCGAATTTCGTTCCATCGTCGCCGCCCGGCGCCGGCTGCGGCAGGTCATCGCCAATCTGCTGGCCAACGCCGTCAAATTCTCACCCGAAGGCAGCACCGTGACCCTCAGCGCACACGACAAACCTGAGGCCCTGGTGATCCAGGTGATGGACGAGGGCATCGGCATCCCCGAGGACGAACAGGAACACATATTCGACGATTTCTTCCGCGCCAGCAACGTCGGCGATTTCCAAGGCGCCGGCCTGGGGCTCTCCATCGCACACAAGATCATCGAGGCACACGAAGGCAGTATCGAGGTCGAAAGCCCCTACCAAGAAGGAAAATCCGGCACCAAATTCACCATCACGATCCCTCGGACGCTTCCTGTTCCCGGAATGGGCAGGTCGGCCGAACCCGCAGTCACCCAGGAGAGAGGGGGGTAG
- a CDS encoding response regulator: MRDKPYVLIVDDDPDIVEGIIAVLETRDYRLASAGDGIACMERIKEEPPDLLILDMMMPRMDGFAVIRELRGDPKYAGLPVIILTTVIEDAAYRRYELETGLAMDVQAYIEKPAPPDELLRYVTAAVELPYIIVADDDPDIVAGITTVLESKPYQVSSASDGQTCVELVRKRKPDLLILDLLMPRMDGFAVIRELRSEPQLADLPIIILTTVVEDASRRRYELETGQDMAVTLYMQKPVPPKMLLKQVGEALQA, from the coding sequence ATGCGCGATAAACCGTATGTATTGATCGTGGACGACGACCCGGACATCGTGGAAGGGATTATTGCCGTTCTGGAGACGCGCGATTACCGCCTGGCCAGCGCCGGTGACGGCATCGCCTGCATGGAACGCATCAAAGAGGAGCCGCCCGATTTATTGATCCTGGACATGATGATGCCGCGCATGGATGGTTTCGCCGTCATCCGCGAACTGCGCGGCGATCCGAAGTACGCCGGCTTGCCCGTCATCATCCTCACCACGGTCATCGAAGACGCGGCCTACCGCCGCTACGAGCTGGAGACGGGCCTGGCGATGGACGTGCAGGCCTACATCGAGAAACCGGCACCGCCGGATGAGCTGCTGCGTTACGTCACCGCCGCGGTCGAGCTGCCCTACATCATCGTCGCCGACGACGATCCGGACATTGTTGCCGGGATAACCACGGTCCTCGAATCGAAGCCCTATCAGGTCAGTTCGGCGTCGGACGGCCAGACCTGCGTGGAGTTGGTCCGCAAGCGAAAACCCGATCTGCTCATCCTGGATCTGCTCATGCCGCGCATGGACGGTTTCGCCGTCATTCGCGAGCTGCGTAGCGAACCGCAGCTCGCCGACCTGCCGATCATCATTCTCACCACCGTCGTCGAAGACGCCAGCCGCCGGCGCTACGAACTCGAAACCGGCCAGGACATGGCCGTCACGCTGTACATGCAGAAACCCGTTCCGCCCAAGATGCTGCTCAAGCAAGTTGGAGAGGCACTGCAGGCATGA
- a CDS encoding FAD-dependent oxidoreductase — protein sequence MPNAYAIDKLGIAPCRSACPADQRAEGYIALIGEGRYREAYRVIKEDNPFPSVCGRTCHHPCEGHCARALVDEPVSIMALKRFVMDYALAYGREKVEPVPRTRPEWVAVVGAGPAGLTAAHDLVKMGYGVTVYEALPVAGGMMRVGIPAHRLPKGALQDDIDDILALGVVLKTDSPISDPTKLLKEGYDAVCLATGISSRDHSLGVEGEDAEGVLSAATFLRKVNLGEPVTVGERVAVIGGGVTALDAAAVARRLGAEEVILAYDRPRGELPAYQWEMDAVEAEGIRQFEHTTLKRILTQDGKVTGVELARTGRGMTQDEQGRRRPKIEAGSEFSLEVDTVIGTVGQQSDLNYLHPVFDDLSADKETLACENAPGLFVVGGRKTGASFIVEAIALGHRVAKSIHHYLQGTLDELEKPTPPVVKVTREDIERRVKRGEIELLPRSEPKLLPMEERVTSFREVVLGLTERQARAEAKRCLQCGNCSECLACVYACGVDAIDHEMVESYEEINVGAVILAPGYQAYQAELSAEYGLGRYPNVITALQLERLLSASGPTTGHVVRPSDGRPAKKIAFLQCVGSRDQNHDYCSAVCCMYATKEAILVRDHDPEAEVDVLMMDVRAFSKGYDAYYRRAREQYGIRYTRCRASEIKEVPESQNISIRYAKEQGIGTGIENDSKLPATHMAEAEYDLVVLSVGMEISQSVKDLGQRLGIELDDYGFCRTAFFNPVETSRPGIYAAGPFREPKDIPESVVDASGAAGRTAALLTTARGQLTREPSYPPEKAIADEPARVGVFVCHCGTNIAGYMDIEAVTGYAAELPHVVHADHLLYTCSQDSTAQIQACIAEHDLNRVVVASCTPRTHGPLFRDVIRQAGLNGYLFAMANIRNHCSWVHSHAPEIATEKAQDLIRMAVARVAALEPLHTQPVPVCQQALVIGGGAAGMNAALTLAEQGFPVHLVEKEAALGGNLRNVFFNHDPGDSAAAHDPQKYLRALIQQVEAHPAITTYLSRRMQHTSGFMGDFTTTLKGEDGSKVVIKHGATIVATGGREYRGEEYGYTESARVVSGLQFEALLAKCSRKRVKLDDKTKATWKLLDEAPPDEVLMIQCVGPAEETCARTCCTTALKQALKLKALNPEARLVMLHRDMRTYGFKERLYKQALDSGVIFVRYDPAHKPQVQVAADGALQVNVRDPVLGAPLNFEPDLLVLSTPLVPAEDSKALATKLKVPVDLDGWFLEAHVKLRPVDFSSEGVFLAGAAHYPKLLDETIVQAQAAAARAATVLSRQTLNAGGSVARVDPEACVGCLTCVRICPYGVPQMQIDFTGAGGIVGAAYIEPAVCQGCGTCVAECPAYAIELLHYRHEQLEDEVGALFEAQIQAQEG from the coding sequence GTGCCCAACGCCTACGCCATCGACAAGCTGGGCATCGCGCCCTGCCGCAGCGCCTGCCCCGCCGATCAGCGCGCCGAGGGCTACATCGCCCTCATCGGAGAGGGACGCTATCGCGAAGCCTACCGCGTGATCAAAGAGGACAATCCCTTCCCCAGCGTGTGTGGACGCACCTGCCACCACCCCTGCGAGGGACACTGCGCCCGCGCGCTTGTGGACGAACCCGTGAGCATCATGGCGCTGAAACGTTTCGTGATGGATTACGCCCTGGCTTACGGTCGTGAGAAAGTCGAGCCCGTACCGCGCACGCGCCCCGAGTGGGTCGCCGTGGTCGGCGCCGGCCCGGCCGGACTTACTGCCGCCCACGATTTGGTGAAAATGGGCTACGGCGTGACCGTTTACGAGGCGCTGCCCGTCGCCGGCGGGATGATGCGCGTGGGCATCCCCGCCCACCGACTGCCCAAAGGCGCCTTGCAGGACGACATCGACGACATCCTCGCCCTGGGCGTGGTGCTGAAGACCGACTCGCCAATTTCCGATCCGACGAAATTGTTGAAAGAAGGCTACGACGCCGTATGTCTGGCGACGGGGATTTCCAGCCGCGATCACTCGCTGGGTGTGGAGGGCGAAGACGCCGAGGGCGTACTTTCCGCGGCGACTTTCTTACGCAAAGTCAATCTGGGAGAACCCGTCACCGTCGGCGAGCGCGTGGCCGTGATCGGCGGCGGCGTGACGGCGCTCGACGCAGCCGCCGTCGCCCGCCGGTTGGGCGCCGAAGAAGTCATCCTGGCCTACGACCGGCCGCGCGGCGAACTGCCCGCCTACCAGTGGGAAATGGACGCCGTCGAAGCCGAAGGCATCCGCCAGTTCGAGCACACCACGCTGAAGCGCATCCTTACCCAGGACGGCAAGGTCACCGGCGTCGAACTGGCCCGCACCGGCCGCGGCATGACCCAGGACGAGCAAGGCCGGCGGCGGCCCAAGATCGAAGCCGGCAGCGAATTCAGCCTCGAAGTCGACACCGTGATCGGCACCGTCGGCCAGCAGTCGGATTTGAATTATCTCCACCCGGTCTTCGACGATTTGAGCGCCGACAAAGAAACCCTGGCGTGCGAGAACGCACCCGGCCTGTTCGTCGTCGGCGGGCGCAAGACCGGCGCCAGCTTCATCGTCGAAGCCATCGCCCTGGGACACCGGGTGGCGAAATCGATTCACCATTATTTACAGGGCACGCTCGACGAATTGGAGAAACCCACGCCGCCGGTGGTCAAGGTCACCCGTGAGGACATCGAACGCCGCGTCAAGCGAGGGGAAATCGAACTGCTGCCGCGCAGCGAACCCAAACTGCTTCCCATGGAGGAGCGCGTCACCAGTTTTCGCGAGGTCGTGCTGGGACTGACCGAACGCCAGGCTCGCGCCGAAGCCAAGCGCTGCCTGCAGTGCGGGAACTGCTCCGAATGCCTGGCCTGCGTCTACGCTTGCGGTGTGGACGCCATCGACCACGAGATGGTCGAATCCTATGAAGAGATCAACGTCGGCGCCGTCATTCTGGCTCCCGGCTACCAGGCATATCAGGCCGAGCTCTCCGCAGAATACGGTTTGGGCCGCTACCCCAACGTGATCACGGCGCTGCAGCTCGAACGCCTGCTCTCCGCTTCCGGACCCACCACGGGACACGTGGTGCGCCCTTCGGACGGACGTCCGGCGAAGAAAATCGCCTTCCTGCAGTGCGTCGGTTCGCGCGACCAGAATCACGATTACTGCTCTGCCGTGTGCTGCATGTACGCCACAAAAGAAGCCATCCTGGTGCGCGACCACGATCCTGAGGCCGAGGTGGACGTCTTGATGATGGACGTGCGTGCCTTCAGCAAGGGTTACGATGCCTACTACCGGCGCGCCCGGGAACAGTACGGCATCCGCTACACCCGCTGCCGTGCGTCCGAAATCAAGGAAGTCCCCGAATCTCAGAACATCTCGATCCGCTACGCCAAGGAACAAGGCATCGGGACGGGAATTGAGAACGACTCCAAGCTGCCCGCGACGCACATGGCGGAAGCGGAGTACGACCTGGTCGTGTTGTCGGTGGGCATGGAGATCTCGCAATCCGTCAAGGATCTTGGCCAGCGCCTGGGAATCGAACTCGACGACTACGGTTTCTGCCGCACGGCGTTCTTCAATCCGGTGGAGACATCCCGGCCGGGGATTTACGCAGCAGGACCGTTCCGCGAACCGAAGGACATCCCCGAATCGGTGGTCGACGCCAGCGGCGCGGCGGGACGAACGGCGGCGCTGCTCACCACCGCCCGCGGACAGTTGACGCGCGAACCCAGCTATCCGCCTGAAAAGGCGATCGCGGACGAGCCAGCCCGCGTTGGAGTCTTCGTCTGCCACTGCGGCACGAACATCGCCGGGTACATGGACATCGAAGCCGTGACCGGCTACGCAGCGGAGCTGCCCCACGTAGTCCACGCCGACCATCTGCTGTACACCTGCTCGCAGGACAGCACGGCGCAGATTCAGGCTTGTATCGCAGAGCACGATCTAAACCGCGTCGTCGTGGCTTCCTGCACGCCGCGCACCCACGGCCCGCTCTTCCGCGACGTGATCCGCCAGGCGGGATTGAACGGGTACCTGTTTGCGATGGCCAACATCCGCAACCATTGTTCGTGGGTCCATTCCCATGCGCCCGAGATAGCCACAGAAAAGGCGCAGGATTTGATCCGCATGGCCGTCGCCCGCGTGGCGGCGCTCGAGCCGCTGCACACGCAGCCGGTTCCCGTTTGCCAGCAAGCGCTGGTCATCGGCGGCGGTGCGGCGGGCATGAACGCCGCACTCACCCTGGCCGAACAGGGTTTTCCCGTCCACCTCGTCGAAAAGGAAGCGGCCCTGGGCGGCAATCTGCGCAACGTATTTTTCAACCACGATCCCGGAGATTCGGCTGCCGCACACGATCCCCAAAAATACCTGCGGGCGTTGATCCAACAAGTCGAAGCACACCCTGCGATCACCACGTACCTTTCGAGACGGATGCAGCATACCTCAGGTTTCATGGGTGATTTCACCACGACGCTGAAGGGCGAAGATGGCAGCAAGGTGGTAATCAAGCACGGCGCCACGATCGTCGCCACGGGCGGCCGGGAGTATCGCGGCGAGGAATACGGCTACACGGAAAGCGCGCGCGTGGTCAGCGGATTGCAGTTTGAAGCCCTGCTGGCCAAATGCAGCCGCAAACGGGTCAAGCTCGACGATAAGACGAAAGCGACCTGGAAGCTGCTCGATGAAGCCCCGCCGGACGAGGTGCTGATGATCCAATGCGTCGGTCCGGCGGAGGAGACCTGCGCCCGCACCTGCTGCACCACAGCGTTGAAGCAAGCGCTGAAGTTGAAGGCCTTGAATCCTGAAGCGCGCCTCGTCATGCTGCACCGCGACATGCGCACGTACGGATTCAAGGAACGCCTCTACAAGCAGGCGCTCGACAGCGGCGTGATCTTCGTGCGCTACGACCCGGCTCACAAACCGCAAGTGCAGGTGGCAGCGGACGGTGCTTTGCAGGTGAACGTACGGGATCCCGTGCTCGGTGCGCCCTTGAACTTCGAGCCCGATCTGCTGGTGCTTTCCACGCCGCTCGTCCCTGCGGAGGACAGCAAGGCGCTGGCTACGAAATTGAAGGTGCCCGTCGATCTGGACGGTTGGTTCCTGGAGGCGCACGTCAAGCTGCGGCCGGTGGATTTCTCCAGCGAGGGCGTGTTCCTGGCCGGTGCGGCGCACTATCCCAAGCTGCTCGACGAGACCATCGTGCAGGCCCAGGCCGCCGCGGCCCGCGCGGCGACGGTATTGTCGCGTCAGACGTTGAATGCGGGCGGCTCCGTCGCCCGCGTCGATCCCGAAGCCTGCGTCGGCTGTCTGACCTGCGTGCGCATCTGCCCCTACGGCGTACCGCAGATGCAAATTGATTTCACCGGCGCCGGCGGCATCGTGGGCGCGGCGTACATCGAACCCGCCGTGTGCCAGGGCTGCGGCACGTGCGTCGCCGAATGCCCCGCCTACGCCATCGAACTGCTGCATTATCGCCACGAGCAGTTGGAAGACGAGGTGGGCGCCCTGTTCGAGGCGCAGATTCAAGCGCAGGAAGGGTGA
- a CDS encoding hydrogenase iron-sulfur subunit translates to MQIVAFCCHHCAYAAADLAGVLRIQYPAQAKIVEIPCSGRLDALEVLHTFERGADGVMVAGULPGDCHYLEGNANAKILESIGLESERVEMFNLSSAMAQQFAETAKTMAQQIQNLGPNPLRLAAEENNKV, encoded by the coding sequence ATGCAGATCGTCGCCTTTTGCTGCCATCATTGCGCCTACGCCGCAGCAGATCTGGCCGGCGTCCTGCGCATCCAGTATCCGGCGCAGGCCAAGATCGTCGAGATCCCCTGCTCCGGGCGTTTGGACGCGCTCGAGGTGCTGCATACATTCGAACGCGGCGCCGACGGCGTGATGGTCGCCGGTTGACTGCCCGGCGACTGCCATTACCTGGAAGGTAATGCCAACGCCAAAATTTTGGAGTCGATCGGTTTGGAATCCGAGCGAGTGGAAATGTTCAATCTCTCATCGGCGATGGCCCAACAATTCGCCGAAACGGCGAAAACCATGGCGCAGCAGATTCAAAATTTGGGCCCGAATCCACTGCGGCTCGCCGCTGAGGAAAATAACAAAGTATAG